A genomic window from Sceloporus undulatus isolate JIND9_A2432 ecotype Alabama chromosome 9, SceUnd_v1.1, whole genome shotgun sequence includes:
- the LOC121915319 gene encoding suppressor of cytokine signaling 5-like has protein sequence MSRDGGARPKVKPDGGPGSHSGGRWKARTVQSFSQLEAEPDSGTRGQIDPEPNKGVARSLRQKLQAAVGQCFPLRSAPRSPDLSSQRKIHLRELMLDTCPFPPGSELARTWNLIKQHTAPVSEQEALGPAPTEDEDDRLRERRRISIEQGVEPPPDALIHTFEVTAQINPLYKLGPKLAHGMNELVGSSRATLAAADEGEEEEEEEEEEEEEAIAAASALPDVRDGFRVHTQIDYIHCLVPDLLQLTQLPCYWGVMDRYEAEALLEGKPEGTFLLRDSAQEDYLFSVSFRRYGRSLHARIEQWNHNFSFDVHDPSVFHAPTVTGLLEHYKDPSVCMFFEPLLSIPVNRTFPFDLQHLCRAVVTCCTTYDGIGHLPIPSALKQYLKEYHYKQRVRVRRLDTWWS, from the coding sequence ATGTCTCGGGATGGTGGGGCTCGGCCAAAAGTGAAGCCGGATGGAGGCCCAGGTAGCCACTCCGGTGGCCGCTGGAAAGCCAGGACCGTTCAAAGCTTTTCACAGTTGGAGGCTGAACCAGATTCAGGGACCAGGGGTCAAATAGACCCAGAGCCCAACAAAGGGGTGGCCCGCTCCTTGCGGCAGAAACTCCAGGCGGCAGTGGGCCAGTGCTTCCCTCTCAGGAGTGCCCCCCGCTCTCCAGACCTCTCCTCACAACGCAAGATCCACCTGCGGGAGCTGATGCTGGACACATGCCCCTTccctccaggctcagagttggCCCGCACATGGAACCTCATCAAGCAGCACACGGCCCCTGTGTCCGAGCAGGAGGCGTTGGGGCCAGCTCCCACGGAGGATGAGGATGACCGTCTGCGGGAACGGAGGCGGATCAGCATCGAGCAGGGGGTGGAACCACCTCCGGATGCTTTAATCCACACTTTTGAGGTGACAGCTCAGATTAACCCTCTCTACAAGCTGGGCCCAAAGCTGGCGCATGGAATGAACGAGTTGGTAGGGTCCAGCCGGGCTACACTGGCAGCTGCAGacgaaggggaggaagaggaagaggaggaagaggaggaggaagaagaggccatagctgctgcatctgcactcccgGATGTCAGGGATGGTTTCCGGGTCCATACCCAGATCGATTACATTCACTGCCTGGTGCCTGACTTGCTTCAGCTGACGCAGCTGCCCTGCTATTGGGGGGTAATGGATCGCTATGAGGCCGAGGCCTTGCTGGAAGGCAAGCCAGAGGGAACATTCCTCCTCAGGGACTCCGCTCAAGAAGACTACCTTTTCTCGGTCAGCTTCCGGCGCTATGGGCGCTCCCTTCATGCCCGTATCGAGCAGTGGAACCACAACTTTAGCTTCGATGTCCACGACCCCAGCGTCTTTCACGCCCCCACCGTGACCGGCCTCCTGGAGCATTACAAGGATCCCAGTGTGTGCATGTTCTTTGAACCTCTCCTCTCCATCCCGGTCAACCGTACCTTCCCTTTTGACCTGCAGCACCTCTGCCGGGCTGTGGTGACCTGTTGCACCACCTACGATGGCATCGGACACTTGCCCATCCCCAGTGCCCTGAAGCAATACCTCAAAGAGTATCACTACAAGCAGAGAGTGAGGGTCCGGCGGCTGGACACCTGGTGGAGCTGA